The Planococcus liqunii genome includes a region encoding these proteins:
- a CDS encoding DUF47 domain-containing protein has translation MAFKKKDKFAVLLGEIALNLKESAAYFADYKLREISDLKIFSNTMKDYETKGDNYVHTIIQDLNQAFITPIEREDILALAMTMDDVLDGLDHTASMFEMYSIINADEFMLEFVEAIRLSTIEIETAVDLMSSKKLPAMREHAIKIKDYESQCDVTRRHAIKHLFQTEKDPIRIIQYKEIYEELEEIADHCQKVANTFESIIMKNA, from the coding sequence ATGGCTTTCAAGAAGAAAGATAAGTTTGCAGTTTTATTGGGTGAAATCGCATTGAATTTAAAAGAGAGTGCTGCTTATTTTGCGGATTATAAATTGCGGGAAATCAGCGATCTGAAAATATTTTCGAACACGATGAAGGATTACGAAACCAAAGGGGACAATTATGTCCATACGATTATCCAGGACTTGAATCAAGCGTTCATCACGCCGATTGAACGCGAAGATATCTTGGCCCTTGCCATGACGATGGATGACGTGCTCGATGGGCTGGACCATACAGCTTCCATGTTTGAAATGTATTCGATTATTAATGCAGACGAGTTCATGCTGGAGTTTGTGGAAGCGATTCGCTTGAGTACGATTGAAATTGAAACTGCTGTAGATTTAATGTCTTCTAAGAAATTGCCTGCTATGAGAGAGCATGCGATTAAGATTAAAGATTATGAATCCCAATGCGATGTGACAAGACGCCACGCAATCAAACACTTATTCCAGACGGAAAAAGACCCGATTCGCATTATCCAATACAAAGAAATCTACGAAGAACTTGAAGAAATTGCAGACCATTGCCAAAAGGTAGCAAATACATTCGAATCAATTATTATGAAAAACGCTTAA
- a CDS encoding inorganic phosphate transporter: protein MDMVLLLTVLIVVFAVVFDFINGFHDTANSIATAVSTKALKPRHAIMLAAIMNFVGAMAFTGVAKTITKDIVDPFTLTNGTVVILAALLAAIIWNLVTWYYGIPSSSSHALIGSIAGAAIAAAGFTALNYGGFIKILQALILSPVLAFAVGYIVYSIFKVVFKNNNLTKTNRNFRLIQIATAALQSFSHGTNDAQKAMGIITMALIVNNYQSSDDIQLWVQALCALAMALGTSVGGWRIIKTVGGKIMKIRPVNGVAADLTGAAVIFGATFIHLPVSTTHVISSSIMGVGASHRLKGVKWGTAKTMLITWLITMPISALLAGSIYFILNIFL from the coding sequence ATGGATATGGTGCTGCTATTAACAGTTTTAATTGTCGTTTTTGCTGTAGTATTCGATTTTATCAACGGCTTTCATGATACGGCCAACTCAATCGCTACGGCGGTTTCCACAAAAGCGTTGAAACCGCGCCATGCGATTATGCTGGCGGCAATTATGAACTTTGTTGGAGCTATGGCTTTTACCGGCGTTGCTAAAACAATTACAAAAGATATTGTGGATCCATTTACACTTACAAATGGAACAGTTGTAATCCTGGCAGCTTTATTGGCTGCTATTATTTGGAATTTGGTTACTTGGTACTACGGCATTCCGAGCAGCTCTTCTCATGCTTTGATTGGTTCGATCGCCGGAGCCGCAATTGCTGCAGCTGGTTTTACGGCTTTGAATTACGGAGGATTTATAAAGATTCTTCAAGCATTGATCCTTTCGCCGGTGCTGGCTTTTGCAGTCGGTTATATTGTTTACAGCATATTTAAAGTGGTGTTTAAAAATAATAATTTGACGAAGACGAACCGCAATTTCCGCTTGATCCAGATTGCAACTGCTGCATTGCAATCGTTCTCGCACGGTACAAACGATGCCCAAAAAGCGATGGGGATTATTACCATGGCTTTGATTGTTAATAATTATCAAAGTTCTGATGATATTCAGTTATGGGTACAGGCGCTTTGTGCTCTTGCCATGGCTCTTGGAACATCTGTCGGCGGCTGGAGAATCATCAAAACCGTCGGCGGCAAGATTATGAAAATCCGTCCGGTTAACGGAGTGGCAGCTGACCTTACAGGAGCAGCTGTCATCTTCGGGGCAACGTTCATTCACTTGCCAGTGAGCACGACGCATGTAATTTCGTCATCCATCATGGGTGTCGGGGCTTCACACCGGCTGAAAGGCGTTAAATGGGGCACTGCTAAAACGATGCTGATTACATGGCTGATCACGATGCCGATATCAGCTCTGCTAGCTGGAAGCATCTATTTTATCCTTAATATTTTCCTTTAA
- a CDS encoding VOC family protein: MKIDRLDHLVLTVSSIERTCEFYHEALGLDTHTFGDNRKALRFGNQKINLHEKGKEFEPKAKMPTPGSADLCFITEVPIAEVIQHLKKCHLGIEEGPLERTGATAGITSVYIRDPDENLIEISNYN; this comes from the coding sequence ATGAAAATCGACCGGCTGGATCATCTGGTTTTAACAGTCAGTAGCATCGAACGCACTTGCGAATTCTACCATGAAGCTTTAGGGCTGGACACCCATACATTTGGCGACAATAGAAAAGCTTTAAGGTTTGGAAACCAGAAAATCAATTTACATGAAAAGGGCAAAGAATTTGAGCCGAAAGCAAAAATGCCTACGCCAGGCAGTGCTGATCTTTGTTTTATAACGGAAGTTCCTATAGCTGAAGTTATTCAGCATTTGAAGAAATGTCATTTAGGAATTGAAGAAGGTCCGCTTGAAAGGACAGGAGCAACAGCAGGAATCACATCTGTCTACATCAGAGATCCAGATGAAAACTTAATTGAAATCTCTAATTATAATTAA
- a CDS encoding cation-transporting P-type ATPase, which translates to MQKTAWHQLTVQEVFEALQTDETIGLTEEEAEKRSKQSGLNVLPEPKKEPAILRFLKHFNDVLIYVLMGAAVITFLLGHYIDTSVIILVIVINATIGFFQESKAEKALEGIREMLSLKATVVRNGTRTAIRSAELVSGDIVVLSAGDKVPADIRIFEAVNLNVEESSLTGESESIEKSSRALLKDTVLADRWNMLYAGTSISSGSGIGVVVEIGNNTELGKINASISEVDQLQTPLLRQISEFGKVISAIILISAAMMFFIGYIFHDYGTAELLLSIIGLTVAAIPEGLPAVLSIILAIGVQRMAGENAIVRSLPSVETLGAVSVICSDKTGTLTKNEMTVTSILMRDGDFEVTGTGYAPEGAISLNQKEVRLTEFPLLKRFLVCVKTVNEADLRYNKQGHWVISGDATEGCLITLAEKADERVGKLESQSKIPFDSSYKYMASLVEMEGQKVIFVKGAPEQIFKMANLETANHQGAIWQKKIQEHAKKGERLIAAAAKPVDFSVKSIDHSDMESGFEIIGLAGIIDPPREEVIDSIRQCKEAGIRVKMITGDHKDTAVAIGAKMGIGSDGLVVEGKDLDRMSKEELSEAALKYDIFARTSPDNKFHLVQALQAEGHICAMTGDGVNDAPALKRADIGVAMGIKGTEVTKEAADMVLVDDNFNTIVKAVKEGRRVYDNLKKTILFILPTNVAEGFLIFVSILFGTVMPLTPVQILWVNMISAVTISMAIAFEKLEPGAMKRPPRRPDTKLLSRYYLFRIAFVSAVICGGILAMLEEAKDMNYNAAILHTMALQALVISQLLYLFNCRSEKGFAFNREFFSNKAAFLVSGILIAVQLAVTYVPFMNILLGTAPLALEYWVWPLAIGLIVFVMVELEKWVARKFFTAKS; encoded by the coding sequence ATGCAGAAAACGGCTTGGCATCAACTTACTGTTCAAGAAGTATTTGAAGCGCTTCAGACAGATGAAACGATAGGATTAACGGAAGAAGAAGCGGAAAAAAGAAGTAAGCAATCGGGGCTAAATGTGCTTCCGGAACCCAAAAAAGAACCAGCCATATTGCGATTTCTTAAACATTTCAATGACGTACTGATCTACGTCTTGATGGGAGCGGCAGTCATTACATTTCTATTGGGGCATTATATTGATACATCAGTCATTATACTGGTTATCGTAATCAACGCAACAATCGGTTTTTTTCAGGAAAGTAAAGCGGAAAAAGCACTAGAAGGCATACGAGAAATGCTGTCTTTAAAAGCAACAGTGGTCCGTAACGGTACGAGAACGGCCATTCGTTCTGCCGAGCTAGTATCAGGGGATATCGTTGTTTTAAGCGCAGGAGATAAAGTACCTGCAGATATCCGCATCTTTGAAGCGGTCAATTTGAATGTAGAGGAATCGTCTTTAACAGGAGAATCGGAATCGATTGAAAAAAGCAGCAGGGCATTGCTTAAAGACACAGTATTGGCTGACCGGTGGAATATGCTGTATGCAGGTACGTCTATTTCTTCAGGTTCAGGCATTGGAGTGGTAGTAGAAATTGGTAATAATACGGAGTTAGGGAAAATCAATGCCTCTATTTCTGAAGTGGATCAGCTGCAAACCCCATTACTCCGGCAGATTTCTGAATTTGGAAAAGTCATTTCCGCTATTATTTTGATAAGTGCAGCTATGATGTTCTTTATTGGATATATCTTTCATGACTACGGGACAGCAGAGCTGCTATTGTCGATTATCGGGTTAACCGTAGCGGCAATTCCCGAAGGGCTTCCGGCAGTCTTATCAATCATACTCGCAATTGGCGTGCAAAGGATGGCCGGAGAAAATGCAATTGTACGCAGTTTGCCTTCTGTTGAGACGCTAGGTGCTGTCTCTGTTATTTGTTCCGATAAAACGGGTACATTGACTAAAAATGAAATGACGGTTACGTCGATTTTGATGAGAGATGGAGATTTTGAAGTGACAGGAACAGGATATGCTCCAGAAGGCGCTATTTCATTGAATCAAAAGGAAGTTCGGCTTACGGAGTTTCCATTACTAAAGCGGTTTCTGGTTTGTGTTAAAACAGTCAATGAAGCGGACTTGAGATACAATAAGCAAGGCCATTGGGTTATTAGCGGTGATGCCACGGAAGGATGCCTCATCACTTTGGCTGAAAAAGCGGATGAAAGGGTTGGGAAATTGGAAAGCCAGTCCAAGATCCCTTTTGATTCGTCGTATAAATATATGGCTTCGCTTGTAGAGATGGAAGGGCAAAAAGTGATATTTGTAAAAGGAGCTCCTGAACAAATATTTAAAATGGCCAATCTAGAAACAGCCAATCATCAAGGGGCAATATGGCAAAAGAAAATACAGGAACACGCGAAAAAAGGAGAACGGCTAATAGCAGCTGCCGCAAAACCAGTTGATTTTTCTGTCAAGAGCATCGACCACAGCGACATGGAAAGCGGATTTGAAATCATCGGTTTGGCGGGCATTATCGATCCGCCGCGTGAAGAAGTGATCGATTCTATCCGGCAATGCAAAGAAGCTGGAATCCGTGTCAAAATGATTACGGGCGACCATAAGGATACGGCAGTAGCAATCGGCGCTAAAATGGGAATCGGAAGCGACGGTTTGGTAGTGGAAGGAAAAGATTTGGACCGGATGAGCAAAGAGGAATTGTCTGAGGCAGCGTTGAAATACGATATTTTTGCACGGACCAGCCCGGATAACAAGTTTCACTTGGTTCAGGCGCTTCAAGCTGAAGGCCATATTTGCGCCATGACCGGAGACGGGGTAAACGATGCACCTGCTTTGAAACGGGCGGATATTGGTGTGGCGATGGGCATCAAAGGAACGGAAGTAACAAAAGAGGCAGCGGATATGGTGCTGGTTGATGATAATTTTAATACGATTGTCAAAGCGGTCAAAGAAGGTCGGCGTGTTTACGACAATTTGAAAAAGACGATTTTATTTATCTTGCCGACCAATGTGGCGGAAGGTTTTTTAATATTTGTCAGTATCTTGTTCGGCACGGTAATGCCACTGACTCCCGTACAGATTCTATGGGTTAATATGATTTCAGCTGTCACGATTTCAATGGCGATTGCATTTGAAAAGCTGGAACCCGGTGCTATGAAAAGGCCGCCTAGAAGACCCGACACAAAGCTGTTGAGCCGTTATTATCTTTTCCGTATTGCGTTTGTTTCTGCCGTAATCTGCGGTGGGATACTAGCTATGCTGGAAGAAGCAAAGGACATGAACTATAATGCAGCTATCCTTCATACCATGGCGCTGCAAGCATTGGTGATTTCTCAATTGCTTTATTTATTCAATTGCAGAAGTGAAAAAGGATTTGCATTTAACCGAGAATTCTTTTCGAATAAAGCCGCTTTTCTTGTATCCGGTATTTTGATTGCCGTCCAACTGGCGGTTACTTACGTTCCTTTTATGAATATCTTATTGGGCACCGCACCACTTGCACTGGAATATTGGGTGTGGCCACTGGCTATTGGCCTCATTGTGTTTGTTATGGTAGAACTGGAAAAATGGGTGGCTCGCAAATTTTTTACGGCAAAATCATAA
- a CDS encoding ATP-binding protein, with product MPRLKMLIGLPGSGKSTFAAKITETETGWIHLSSDRIAHERFSVKEPIDHRTVFEELYQQTAASLTAGRDVIYDATNLASSRRKSLLNRLRKMEAETEAILFFTPVEVLKQRNRMRNDRERVPEAILERYIRALQFPRRDEKLDKISIVSGFKPSIKSSEAQSLRQLIGSENTTFEDILALYRSFEESSALITHPEMEAVAYRSYKLFKQVQLDVLNRQERALLSWAMLLHGIGKPHVRKPVPIEQDNFYGYEHVSMYMAYPILSALEYPEPFVFDVLLLIDEHREAPAMKRGKIRRRIGEENFQRLQFLMAKINT from the coding sequence ATGCCGCGGCTAAAAATGCTCATTGGCCTTCCGGGGAGCGGAAAATCGACGTTTGCTGCGAAAATCACTGAGACAGAAACGGGATGGATTCACTTGTCATCGGACCGAATCGCCCACGAAAGGTTTAGTGTGAAGGAACCGATTGACCACCGTACAGTTTTCGAAGAACTATACCAGCAGACCGCCGCTTCCCTCACTGCCGGCCGCGACGTCATTTACGATGCCACCAACCTAGCTTCTTCAAGAAGGAAAAGCCTTCTGAATCGCCTTCGGAAAATGGAAGCCGAAACAGAAGCAATCCTGTTCTTCACACCAGTTGAAGTGCTGAAGCAGCGCAACCGCATGCGAAATGACCGGGAACGGGTACCCGAAGCGATTCTGGAACGCTACATCCGGGCTTTGCAGTTTCCGAGAAGAGATGAGAAGTTGGATAAAATCAGCATTGTTTCCGGGTTTAAGCCTTCTATAAAGTCTTCAGAAGCACAAAGCCTCCGACAGCTTATCGGGTCTGAAAACACCACGTTCGAAGATATCCTTGCCCTCTACAGATCGTTTGAAGAATCAAGCGCACTCATCACTCACCCTGAAATGGAAGCCGTCGCTTACCGTTCCTATAAACTGTTTAAACAGGTTCAACTGGATGTTCTGAACCGCCAAGAACGCGCTCTTCTTTCCTGGGCAATGCTTCTCCATGGGATTGGCAAGCCCCATGTCCGGAAACCTGTGCCTATTGAACAGGACAACTTCTATGGCTATGAGCATGTTTCCATGTACATGGCCTATCCGATTCTTTCTGCTTTAGAGTACCCAGAACCATTCGTTTTCGATGTGCTTCTGCTGATTGACGAACATCGAGAAGCCCCAGCGATGAAACGAGGGAAAATCAGGCGTAGAATTGGGGAAGAAAATTTTCAGCGGCTTCAGTTTCTAATGGCGAAAATAAATACCTGA
- a CDS encoding C45 family autoproteolytic acyltransferase/hydolase, with translation MKHIHSDILQFRGNHYDFGWMQGELLKESITLENRRKQWKVKRPRFQIDVEETKTAFEQFAPGIWQELNGLRDSLNLPMEEVLRDFGGYRIDAMPSGCSIVTGEDFMVRNYDFHPQTYEGRFSVFQPADGGYAMIGPTSRIAGRMDGMNEKGLAMGYNFTHRKKPGDGFVCYMIGRIILETCATVQEVMELVKAIPHRGSFSYVVTDLSGETFVIEASPRAVDVRKTNVCTNHFEIQSHENRNYLKDSHQRLEAIVSQPKETTDAYKAYRLFNDMDKGVFSTDYKSWAGTIHTSVYLPKDKQVWFSIGGNQKPAVFDFGEWLKGQDFEEQKVYGEIDTDIGFAHLEKNYAYK, from the coding sequence ATGAAACACATACATAGCGATATTCTGCAGTTTCGGGGAAACCATTATGATTTTGGCTGGATGCAGGGGGAACTGTTGAAAGAATCCATTACACTTGAAAACCGCAGAAAGCAATGGAAAGTAAAAAGACCGCGGTTTCAAATCGATGTGGAAGAAACCAAAACTGCCTTTGAACAATTTGCACCGGGAATCTGGCAGGAGTTGAACGGTTTGCGGGACAGCCTGAATTTGCCGATGGAGGAAGTCTTGCGCGACTTTGGCGGCTACCGGATTGATGCAATGCCTTCAGGGTGTTCAATCGTTACAGGAGAGGACTTCATGGTGCGGAATTACGATTTCCACCCACAGACTTATGAAGGGCGCTTCAGTGTGTTTCAGCCGGCAGACGGCGGCTATGCCATGATCGGACCGACTTCGCGTATTGCTGGACGGATGGATGGCATGAACGAGAAAGGCCTGGCAATGGGGTACAATTTCACGCACCGAAAAAAACCGGGAGACGGTTTTGTTTGTTACATGATCGGCCGCATCATTTTGGAGACATGTGCGACCGTGCAAGAAGTCATGGAATTAGTAAAAGCGATTCCTCACCGGGGCTCGTTCAGCTACGTCGTAACTGATCTCAGCGGAGAGACTTTTGTAATCGAAGCAAGCCCGAGAGCAGTCGACGTGCGCAAAACGAACGTTTGCACCAATCATTTTGAAATCCAGTCACATGAAAACCGCAACTATTTAAAAGACTCCCATCAGCGACTTGAAGCAATTGTGTCTCAACCTAAAGAAACAACCGATGCGTATAAAGCATACCGGCTGTTCAATGACATGGACAAAGGCGTGTTTTCAACAGATTACAAGAGCTGGGCAGGGACCATCCATACTTCTGTTTATTTGCCGAAAGACAAACAAGTCTGGTTTTCGATTGGCGGCAACCAGAAGCCGGCTGTTTTTGATTTCGGGGAGTGGCTGAAAGGGCAGGATTTTGAAGAACAGAAAGTTTATGGTGAAATTGACACGGACATCGGCTTTGCCCATCTGGAAAAGAACTACGCTTATAAATAA
- a CDS encoding C45 family autoproteolytic acyltransferase/hydolase, with protein sequence MKRVHSDIIQFRGSHYDFGFMQGERLKDSILLPNRRKQRNSSSKSLLINEQQATEMLQSFAPKIWEEITGLADSLEWDLHDAIREFGGYYLEYVRSGCSIFTGSDFMVRNYDSAPQGYEGRFALYQPTDGGYATIGPTMQITGRTDGLNEKGLAMGYNFINRRNSEDGFICNMIGRLILENCASIEEAIDLLKDIPHRRSFSYVLLDRTGKSVVVEASPRSVVVRESSVSTNHFELLTEENRYQTDDSRRREETMLAYQNMADAYSAFRLLNDSDQGVFSKKYTTASGTLHTASYFPHSLEVGFAIGPDRLPLMFDFGRWLQGERLYAKRINGKIDTHLPFVHMAEM encoded by the coding sequence GTGAAACGAGTGCATAGCGATATTATCCAATTCCGTGGAAGCCATTATGATTTCGGTTTTATGCAAGGCGAGCGGTTGAAAGATTCGATTCTGCTGCCAAACCGCCGCAAACAAAGAAATTCATCAAGCAAAAGTTTATTGATAAATGAACAGCAAGCGACAGAAATGCTTCAATCGTTCGCTCCAAAAATTTGGGAGGAAATCACTGGCCTGGCCGATAGTCTCGAATGGGATCTGCACGATGCCATCCGCGAGTTCGGCGGCTATTATTTGGAATACGTGCGCAGCGGCTGCTCCATCTTCACCGGCTCCGATTTCATGGTCCGTAATTACGACAGCGCGCCTCAAGGCTATGAGGGCCGATTTGCGCTGTACCAGCCGACTGACGGCGGATATGCCACAATCGGGCCGACCATGCAGATCACCGGGCGAACTGACGGACTGAATGAAAAAGGTTTGGCGATGGGCTACAACTTCATCAACCGACGCAATTCAGAAGACGGCTTTATCTGCAATATGATCGGCCGGCTGATTTTAGAGAATTGTGCTTCCATTGAAGAAGCCATCGATTTGCTGAAAGACATTCCGCACCGCCGTTCATTCAGCTATGTGCTGCTGGACCGCACCGGAAAGTCGGTTGTCGTGGAAGCTTCACCGCGTTCCGTGGTAGTCCGCGAGTCGTCGGTATCCACCAATCATTTTGAATTGCTGACAGAAGAAAACCGCTACCAGACTGATGATTCACGCCGCCGGGAAGAAACCATGCTCGCTTACCAGAACATGGCGGATGCCTACAGCGCGTTCCGTCTGCTCAACGACTCCGACCAGGGCGTCTTCTCAAAGAAATACACGACCGCTTCCGGCACCTTGCATACGGCCTCTTACTTCCCGCATAGCCTGGAAGTCGGCTTTGCAATCGGTCCGGACCGCTTGCCGCTGATGTTTGATTTCGGCCGCTGGCTCCAGGGAGAACGCTTGTATGCCAAGCGGATCAACGGAAAAATCGATACCCATCTGCCCTTTGTTCATATGGCGGAAATGTAA
- a CDS encoding B3/B4 domain-containing protein has product MELSIHPSIIEILPDFKIGTIHYNNITVSESPQMLKGRLQLFQEQLYFDLEEKELTDFPGLLEWQLIWKALGADPSRYRPSAEALYRRIKKQNYLQSIHSAVDMNSFLSLQYEIPLGLYDADKIEGDVEINIGTSKDQFEGLNNRVNTLTNILVSKDAQGAFGSPYVDSKRTAVTEATKNALHIFYLRPSMEKDTALQLLTAASNMFTGINGGEAEIQVV; this is encoded by the coding sequence AAATAGGAACTATTCATTATAACAATATCACCGTTTCCGAGTCACCTCAAATGTTAAAAGGCCGGCTCCAGCTTTTCCAGGAACAGCTGTATTTTGATTTGGAAGAAAAAGAACTCACCGACTTTCCCGGCCTTCTGGAATGGCAGCTGATCTGGAAAGCGCTCGGCGCTGATCCGAGCCGTTATCGGCCATCTGCAGAAGCACTGTACCGCCGCATCAAAAAACAAAACTACCTCCAGTCCATCCACTCGGCTGTCGATATGAACAGCTTTCTGTCACTGCAATACGAAATACCGCTTGGCTTATACGATGCGGACAAAATCGAAGGGGATGTGGAGATTAACATTGGCACCTCTAAGGACCAGTTTGAAGGCCTGAATAACCGGGTGAACACTTTAACGAATATTCTCGTTTCAAAAGACGCACAAGGCGCCTTTGGCAGCCCTTATGTCGATTCCAAACGAACCGCTGTGACAGAAGCTACGAAAAACGCCTTACATATCTTTTACTTGCGCCCTTCCATGGAGAAGGACACCGCCTTGCAGCTGCTGACGGCGGCTTCCAATATGTTCACAGGCATCAACGGTGGAGAAGCGGAAATACAGGTTGTCTGA